A genomic window from Microvirga sp. TS319 includes:
- a CDS encoding homoserine O-acetyltransferase gives MTLSSLSQEARSQVDDPSSLVMRFGADEPLMMDAGIALAPWQIAYQTYGTLNAEKSNAVLICHALTGDQHAANDNPVTGKPGWWRTMVGPGLPVDTNRFFVICANVIGGCMGSTGPASIDPASGQPYALNFPVVTIRDMVRAQAALVDKLGIETLFCVIGGSMGGMQVLQWAASYPARVFAALPIATAARHSAQNIAFHEVGRQAVMADPDWRGGRYLLEGTRPSKGLAVARMGAHITYLSEMALHRKFGRNFQDRSAPTFSFDADFQIESYLRYQGISFVERFDANSYLYMTRAMDYFDLAAEQGGSLARAFKGTATRFCVISFTSDWLFPTSDSRAIVHALNAAAASVAFVEVESDKGHDAFLLDEPEMFAASRGFIDAAARVRGIA, from the coding sequence ATGACATTGTCCTCCCTCTCCCAGGAAGCGCGAAGCCAGGTCGACGATCCGTCGAGCCTCGTGATGCGCTTTGGCGCGGACGAGCCTTTGATGATGGATGCCGGGATCGCGCTCGCCCCCTGGCAGATCGCATACCAGACCTACGGCACGCTCAATGCCGAGAAGTCGAACGCGGTCCTGATCTGCCATGCGCTGACCGGCGACCAGCATGCCGCGAACGACAACCCGGTGACGGGCAAGCCCGGCTGGTGGCGGACCATGGTGGGTCCGGGCCTGCCGGTGGATACGAACCGGTTCTTCGTGATCTGCGCCAACGTGATCGGCGGCTGCATGGGCTCCACGGGCCCAGCCTCCATCGATCCCGCCTCGGGCCAGCCCTACGCCCTGAACTTTCCGGTGGTCACCATCCGCGACATGGTGCGGGCACAGGCGGCTTTGGTCGACAAGCTCGGGATCGAGACCCTGTTCTGCGTCATCGGCGGGTCCATGGGCGGCATGCAGGTGCTGCAATGGGCGGCGAGCTATCCCGCCAGGGTCTTCGCGGCCCTGCCCATCGCCACCGCCGCACGCCACTCCGCGCAGAACATCGCCTTCCACGAGGTCGGGCGCCAGGCCGTGATGGCCGATCCCGACTGGCGCGGCGGCCGTTACCTGCTCGAAGGCACGCGCCCCTCCAAGGGCCTCGCGGTGGCCCGCATGGGCGCGCATATCACCTATCTGTCCGAAATGGCCCTGCACCGGAAATTCGGCCGCAACTTCCAGGACCGCAGCGCGCCGACCTTCTCGTTCGACGCGGACTTCCAGATCGAGAGCTATCTGCGCTACCAGGGGATCTCCTTCGTCGAGCGGTTCGACGCCAATTCCTATCTCTACATGACGCGCGCGATGGATTACTTCGACCTCGCCGCCGAGCAGGGCGGCTCGCTCGCCAGGGCCTTCAAGGGCACGGCTACGCGCTTCTGCGTGATCTCCTTCACGTCCGACTGGCTGTTCCCGACCTCGGACTCGCGCGCCATCGTCCATGCGCTCAACGCGGCCGCCGCATCGGTGGCCTTCGTGGAGGTGGAAAGCGACAAGGGCCACGACGCCTTCCTGCTCGACGAGCCCGAGATGTTCGCGGCGTCGCGGGGCTTCATCGATGCCGCGGCCCGGGTGCGGGGGATCGCGTGA
- a CDS encoding chorismate mutase, producing the protein MTSEKSVPSLAELRQDIDRIDEAMHRLLMERGTIIDRLIESKKASETGLSSAFRPGREASMMRALAERHTGLLPLDTVESIWRVIIGTFTYVQSNYAVHADVSGGDAPMHDSARFHFGFTVPYITHPSAAAVIEAVAGSKGDLGIFRLDQGATSGAWWRTLAEKERPKIIARLPFIERPDHPAGTPVFVISKPLTDASVRDVVLYAAQFERWHKGANEALTRLGGEVVASAADASGLSELIAVPGSVEASRLQQELTEAGASLAQLAEVGSHAERFRVK; encoded by the coding sequence ATGACCAGCGAGAAGTCCGTTCCATCCCTTGCCGAGTTGCGCCAGGACATCGACCGTATCGACGAGGCGATGCACCGGCTGCTCATGGAGCGCGGCACGATCATCGACCGGCTGATCGAGTCCAAGAAGGCTTCCGAGACGGGCCTGAGCTCCGCCTTCCGGCCGGGCCGCGAGGCCTCGATGATGAGGGCGCTGGCCGAGCGCCACACGGGCCTGCTGCCGCTCGACACGGTGGAGAGCATCTGGCGGGTGATCATCGGCACCTTCACCTATGTGCAGTCCAACTACGCGGTCCATGCCGACGTCTCGGGCGGCGACGCGCCCATGCACGACTCGGCCCGGTTCCATTTCGGCTTCACGGTGCCCTACATCACCCACCCGAGCGCCGCGGCCGTCATCGAGGCTGTCGCGGGCTCGAAGGGCGACCTCGGAATCTTCCGCCTCGACCAGGGGGCGACCAGCGGCGCCTGGTGGCGGACGCTCGCCGAAAAGGAGCGTCCGAAGATCATTGCGCGCCTGCCCTTCATCGAGCGCCCGGATCATCCGGCGGGCACGCCGGTCTTCGTGATTTCCAAGCCCCTCACCGACGCCTCCGTGCGGGACGTGGTGCTCTATGCGGCCCAGTTCGAACGCTGGCACAAGGGGGCGAACGAAGCATTGACACGGCTCGGCGGCGAGGTGGTGGCGAGCGCAGCCGATGCCAGCGGCCTGTCCGAGCTGATCGCCGTTCCCGGGAGCGTGGAAGCCTCCCGCCTCCAGCAGGAGCTGACCGAAGCCGGGGCGAGCCTCGCTCAGCTCGCGGAAGTCGGCAGCCATGCCGAACGTTTCCGCGTGAAATGA
- the hisC gene encoding histidinol-phosphate transaminase: protein MSMSVRPEPRPGVMQIDAYVPGKSKAAGVSKVYKLSSNETPLGPSPKAIEAVRTFDQLELYPDGSATRLREAIGAKYGLDPARIVCGAGSDELLSYITNVYVGPGDEGVFSEHGFLVYRIAILAAGGTPVVAEEKNYRTDVDAILAKVTDRTKIVFLANPNNPTGTYIPFDEVKRLHAGLPSHVVLVLDAAYAEYVRRNDYESGLELVATAENVVMTRTFSKIYGLANLRIGWMVAPAHIVDAVNRIRGPFNMNGPAMAAGIAAVQDETHVAKAVEHNAQWLEWLTREIEALGLKVTPSVANFLMIHFPDEPGRTAKDADAFLSGRGLILRRIDAYGLPQALRLTVGSEEANRLVVEALRDFVNGAKNA, encoded by the coding sequence TTGTCCATGTCCGTTCGTCCCGAACCCCGTCCCGGCGTGATGCAGATCGACGCCTATGTGCCCGGCAAGAGCAAGGCCGCAGGGGTTTCGAAGGTCTACAAGCTCTCCTCCAACGAGACGCCGCTCGGCCCCTCGCCGAAGGCCATCGAGGCGGTCAGGACATTCGACCAGCTGGAGCTCTACCCGGATGGATCTGCCACGAGACTGCGCGAGGCGATCGGCGCGAAATACGGCCTCGATCCCGCCCGCATCGTCTGCGGCGCCGGCTCCGACGAACTGCTCAGCTACATCACCAACGTTTATGTGGGCCCCGGCGACGAGGGAGTCTTCAGCGAGCACGGCTTTCTCGTCTATCGCATCGCGATCCTGGCCGCCGGCGGCACGCCGGTGGTGGCCGAGGAGAAAAACTATCGCACGGATGTGGATGCGATCCTGGCGAAAGTGACGGACAGGACGAAGATCGTCTTCCTGGCCAATCCCAACAATCCGACCGGCACCTACATCCCCTTCGACGAGGTCAAGCGCCTCCATGCGGGCCTTCCCTCCCATGTGGTGCTGGTGCTCGACGCGGCTTACGCCGAATACGTGCGCCGCAACGATTACGAGTCGGGCCTCGAACTCGTCGCCACCGCCGAGAACGTGGTGATGACGCGCACCTTCTCGAAGATCTACGGCCTGGCGAACCTGCGCATCGGCTGGATGGTGGCGCCCGCGCATATCGTCGATGCGGTGAACCGCATCCGGGGCCCCTTCAACATGAACGGTCCCGCGATGGCGGCCGGAATTGCGGCGGTCCAGGACGAAACGCATGTGGCGAAGGCGGTCGAGCACAACGCCCAATGGCTCGAATGGCTCACCCGGGAGATCGAGGCCCTGGGGCTGAAGGTCACGCCGAGCGTCGCCAACTTCCTGATGATCCATTTCCCCGACGAGCCGGGCAGAACCGCGAAGGACGCGGATGCCTTCCTGTCCGGCCGGGGCCTGATCCTGCGCCGGATCGATGCCTATGGCCTGCCCCAAGCCCTGCGCCTGACCGTGGGCAGTGAGGAGGCGAACCGCCTCGTCGTCGAGGCCCTGCGCGATTTCGTGAATGGGGCCAAAAATGCCTGA
- a CDS encoding prephenate/arogenate dehydrogenase family protein, which translates to MPERLGPPLEKPLFDRIALIGLGLIGSSIARAAKHLNLAGRVVAIDRSEEVVARVRELRIADEETTDPVAGVQGADLVILCVPVGVCGAVAEAVKPGLKPGCILSDVGSVKASVVGQVQPHLPEGVHFVPAHPVAGTEHSGPDAGFSTLFHNRWCILTPPEGTDEQAVERVRAFWTAMGSNVEIMSAQHHDLVLAITSHVPHLIAYNIVGTAADLETVTQGEVIKFSAGGFRDFTRIAASDPTMWRDVFLHNKEAVLEMLARLNEDIALLARAIRWGEGDKLFDLFTRTRAIRRGIISSGQETPEPDFGRRREDKP; encoded by the coding sequence ATGCCTGAGCGTCTGGGACCGCCCCTTGAGAAGCCTCTCTTCGACCGTATCGCGCTGATCGGCCTCGGCCTGATCGGCTCGTCGATCGCACGCGCCGCGAAGCATCTCAACCTGGCCGGCCGCGTCGTCGCCATCGATCGCAGCGAGGAGGTGGTGGCGCGCGTCCGCGAGCTTCGGATCGCCGACGAGGAGACGACGGATCCGGTGGCGGGCGTGCAGGGCGCGGACCTCGTCATCCTGTGCGTGCCCGTGGGCGTTTGCGGGGCCGTTGCCGAAGCCGTGAAGCCGGGATTGAAGCCCGGCTGCATCCTGTCCGACGTAGGCTCCGTGAAGGCTTCCGTGGTAGGGCAGGTTCAGCCCCACCTGCCCGAGGGCGTCCATTTCGTTCCGGCCCATCCGGTGGCGGGTACGGAGCATTCGGGCCCCGATGCGGGCTTCTCGACGCTCTTCCACAACCGCTGGTGCATCCTCACACCGCCGGAGGGCACCGACGAGCAGGCGGTCGAGCGCGTGCGCGCCTTCTGGACCGCCATGGGCTCGAACGTGGAGATCATGAGCGCCCAGCACCACGATCTCGTGCTCGCCATCACGAGCCATGTGCCGCACCTGATCGCCTACAACATCGTGGGCACGGCGGCGGACCTGGAGACCGTCACTCAAGGCGAGGTGATCAAGTTCTCGGCCGGCGGTTTCCGCGACTTCACGCGCATCGCCGCGTCCGATCCCACCATGTGGCGCGACGTCTTCCTGCACAACAAGGAAGCCGTGCTCGAAATGCTGGCTCGCCTCAACGAGGACATCGCGCTGCTCGCCCGCGCCATCCGCTGGGGCGAGGGCGACAAGCTGTTCGATCTCTTCACCCGCACGCGCGCCATCCGGCGCGGCATCATCTCGTCGGGGCAGGAAACGCCCGAGCCCGATTTCGGGCGGAGGCGCGAGGACAAGCCGTAA
- a CDS encoding DUF2125 domain-containing protein produces the protein MAEAITAESGRRSRFWLYTPLILLLLVAAAWSVAWFVIRNRTAEMLDTWIMSEKRIGRHWTCTDRTIAGYPFRIEIVCGALSLKQGAVTASFGRTEAIAQVYQPRLVIAEVAGPLHVSDGQVTVQGRWDLLQASIHASQTGLQRLSIAANAPKVTVTGLLPQEIATSGQHLELHLRPNPSRASEKAYDAALSVKQASIPQLDALIGGTELTDLNADVTATQTADFQGRPLAQELERWRGAGGVLDVLMLSVTKGPRRLEAKGQLNLDEEHRPAGQLNVAAAGLDGLIGNITGSRTGGALLGALLGQNPRARDKTGAQPQLAPLPPLSLNNGFLAMGPFVIPNFRLQPLY, from the coding sequence ATGGCCGAGGCCATCACGGCGGAAAGCGGGCGTCGCAGCCGCTTCTGGCTCTATACGCCCCTCATTCTGCTGCTTCTCGTCGCCGCCGCCTGGAGCGTGGCGTGGTTCGTGATCCGCAACCGCACGGCCGAGATGCTCGATACCTGGATCATGTCGGAAAAGCGCATCGGCCGCCATTGGACCTGCACGGACCGCACCATCGCCGGGTATCCCTTCCGCATCGAGATCGTCTGCGGCGCCCTCTCCCTGAAACAGGGAGCGGTGACCGCCTCCTTCGGACGGACGGAAGCCATCGCGCAGGTGTATCAGCCGCGCCTCGTGATCGCCGAGGTCGCGGGTCCCTTGCATGTGAGCGACGGCCAGGTGACGGTGCAGGGCCGCTGGGATCTGCTGCAGGCGAGCATCCACGCGTCCCAGACCGGGCTCCAGCGCCTCTCGATCGCCGCGAATGCGCCGAAGGTGACGGTGACGGGACTCCTGCCCCAGGAGATCGCAACCTCCGGCCAGCATCTGGAACTGCACCTGAGGCCCAACCCCTCCCGCGCCTCCGAGAAGGCCTATGACGCCGCCCTGTCGGTGAAGCAGGCGAGCATCCCCCAGCTCGACGCGCTCATCGGCGGCACGGAACTCACGGACCTGAACGCGGATGTCACCGCCACCCAGACGGCGGATTTTCAAGGCCGTCCCCTGGCCCAGGAACTCGAGCGGTGGCGCGGCGCGGGCGGCGTTCTCGATGTGCTGATGCTTTCCGTGACCAAGGGACCGCGCCGCCTGGAGGCGAAGGGCCAGCTCAATCTCGACGAGGAGCACCGCCCCGCGGGCCAGCTCAACGTGGCCGCCGCGGGCCTCGACGGCCTCATCGGCAACATCACGGGCAGTCGCACGGGCGGGGCCCTCCTGGGAGCATTGCTCGGGCAGAATCCGCGCGCCCGCGACAAGACCGGCGCTCAGCCGCAATTGGCCCCGCTGCCGCCGCTTTCCCTCAACAACGGCTTTCTGGCGATGGGGCCCTTCGTGATCCCCAATTTCAGGCTGCAGCCGCTCTATTGA
- a CDS encoding gamma-glutamylcyclotransferase, which produces MTDGSEDLWVFGYGSLMWRPGFPFAERRHAHLFGYHRALCVLSHVHRGTPDNPGLVLGLDRGGRCHGVAFRVLKEEARATVHYLREREQATSVYLERYLPVRLDDGRAVTALGYVADRKHEQYAGTRSFEEVLSLVRQGKGISGANPDYVRSTHEHLLGMGVVDPLMERIVMVLDQEA; this is translated from the coding sequence ATGACGGACGGCTCGGAGGATCTGTGGGTTTTCGGCTATGGCTCGCTTATGTGGAGGCCGGGTTTTCCCTTCGCCGAACGCCGCCATGCGCATCTGTTCGGCTATCATCGCGCGCTGTGCGTTCTCTCCCACGTTCATCGCGGGACGCCCGATAATCCGGGGCTCGTGCTCGGCCTCGACCGGGGCGGACGCTGTCACGGCGTCGCCTTCCGGGTCCTGAAGGAGGAGGCCCGGGCGACCGTGCATTACCTTCGCGAACGAGAGCAGGCTACGAGCGTCTATCTGGAGCGGTACCTGCCCGTGCGCCTCGACGACGGCCGCGCCGTTACGGCCTTAGGGTATGTGGCCGACCGCAAGCATGAACAATATGCGGGAACCCGCTCCTTCGAGGAGGTGCTTTCCCTGGTACGGCAAGGCAAGGGAATATCGGGTGCCAATCCCGACTACGTGCGCTCGACCCACGAGCATCTCTTGGGTATGGGCGTCGTCGATCCGCTGATGGAGCGGATCGTCATGGTGCTCGATCAGGAGGCCTGA
- a CDS encoding lysophospholipid acyltransferase family protein encodes MLFVRSLLFNVAFYANLVLWLIILIPAVVLPRLGFLRLVQVWARVSLWLLRVLAGTKIEIRGAEKIPAGGALVAAKHQSLWETFALLTIFDDPTFILKRELMWIPFFGWYLRKARCVPVNRKAGTQALVQMTARAKEEARHGRQIIIFPEGTRRPPGAPAAYKYGVAHLYQNLGFPCVPVALNSGLYWPRRQFIRRPGTIRVEILDPIAPGLPREEFFRRVQTDIEDSSSRLLAEGRRELGLPDSARTPTAPASNI; translated from the coding sequence ATGCTGTTCGTCCGCTCCCTGCTCTTCAACGTCGCCTTCTACGCCAACCTCGTCCTGTGGCTGATCATTCTGATTCCGGCCGTTGTCTTGCCGCGCCTGGGTTTCCTGAGGCTGGTCCAGGTCTGGGCGCGCGTGTCCCTCTGGCTGCTGCGGGTTCTCGCCGGCACCAAGATCGAGATCCGCGGGGCGGAGAAGATCCCGGCGGGCGGCGCGCTCGTGGCGGCCAAGCACCAATCCCTTTGGGAAACCTTCGCGCTGTTGACGATCTTCGACGACCCGACCTTCATCCTGAAGCGCGAATTGATGTGGATCCCCTTCTTCGGCTGGTATCTGCGCAAGGCGCGATGCGTGCCGGTGAACCGCAAGGCGGGAACCCAGGCGCTCGTGCAGATGACGGCCCGCGCGAAGGAGGAGGCCCGGCACGGCCGCCAGATCATCATCTTCCCCGAGGGCACGCGCCGTCCGCCGGGGGCGCCCGCCGCCTATAAATACGGGGTGGCGCATCTCTACCAGAACCTCGGCTTCCCCTGCGTCCCGGTCGCGCTGAATTCGGGTCTCTACTGGCCCCGCCGCCAGTTCATCCGCCGCCCCGGCACGATTCGTGTCGAGATTCTCGATCCCATCGCGCCCGGCCTGCCCCGCGAGGAATTCTTCAGGCGCGTGCAGACGGACATCGAGGATTCCTCGAGCCGGCTGCTGGCTGAAGGGCGCCGGGAACTCGGCCTTCCCGATTCGGCCCGGACGCCGACGGCTCCTGCCTCAAATATCTGA
- a CDS encoding YdcF family protein yields MSSRTQTWPAQNWTTPDTMEPAEALGWRWTMHGDHAPPVRRSLTRRLLGIGAWGFVACCLLGFFGFLAFVYSLDRFEQRPETRADGIVALTGGAQRIGDAIDLLAKGYAKRLLISGVNEKTSRDQISRLNPGQRQLFACCVDLDYRARNTIGNAIETRRWAEANGFDTIIIVTSNYHMPRTMVELDHALPNLQKIPYPVAATIDPHEWWRNPATAKILASEYLKFLAVWLRTRFEDDPERSSVAHLISGGAPSQRVNAETTVR; encoded by the coding sequence ATGAGCTCGCGAACGCAGACTTGGCCGGCGCAGAACTGGACGACGCCGGACACGATGGAACCTGCCGAGGCCCTGGGCTGGCGCTGGACGATGCATGGTGATCACGCACCTCCCGTGAGACGCTCCTTGACCCGGCGGCTCCTCGGCATCGGAGCCTGGGGCTTCGTGGCCTGCTGCCTCTTGGGCTTTTTCGGCTTTCTCGCCTTCGTCTACAGCCTCGATCGGTTCGAGCAGCGGCCCGAGACGCGGGCCGACGGCATCGTGGCCCTGACCGGAGGCGCGCAGCGCATCGGCGATGCCATCGACCTCCTGGCAAAGGGCTATGCGAAGCGTCTCCTGATCTCGGGCGTCAACGAGAAGACCAGCCGGGATCAGATCTCTCGCCTCAATCCCGGCCAGCGGCAGCTCTTCGCCTGCTGCGTCGATCTGGACTACCGGGCCCGCAACACCATCGGCAACGCCATCGAGACGCGCCGCTGGGCCGAAGCGAACGGGTTCGACACGATCATTATCGTGACGTCGAACTACCACATGCCCCGCACCATGGTGGAGCTCGATCACGCTCTGCCGAACCTGCAGAAGATTCCCTATCCGGTCGCGGCGACCATCGATCCGCACGAGTGGTGGCGCAATCCGGCGACGGCCAAGATCCTGGCATCCGAATACCTGAAATTCCTGGCCGTCTGGCTTCGCACACGCTTCGAGGACGACCCGGAACGTTCGTCCGTCGCCCACCTCATCAGCGGCGGCGCCCCCAGCCAGCGAGTGAACGCCGAAACGACCGTGCGCTGA
- a CDS encoding cell division protein FtsX, which translates to MSAPQPHLRKAARDKAKGSEKRSVPASLSRNAPLVPVDSAGGQALAAVIAILAFLAALCAGGAELVAASSAQWRSEIAREVTIQIRPNPQRAIDSDVARAVALARQTQGVEQAQAFTKEESERLLEPWLGSGLDFKDLPVPRLIVIKLKEDARPDFGPLRQSLQKEVPGATLDDHALWVSRLSTMANTIIGTGIFLVALVLVAAGLAVIFATRGAMAGNKEVVEVLHFVGANDDFIAKEFQRRFFKLGLRGSAVGAGAALALTVALGLITRSWRASPAGDQIEALFGAFSISWTGYVVVVLIALLVALITGIVSRLTVRRFLNGNG; encoded by the coding sequence ATGAGCGCCCCCCAACCTCACCTGAGAAAGGCCGCCCGCGACAAAGCGAAGGGAAGCGAGAAACGCTCGGTGCCCGCCTCGTTGAGCCGCAACGCGCCTCTCGTGCCCGTGGATTCGGCTGGGGGGCAGGCGCTTGCCGCCGTCATCGCGATCCTGGCCTTCCTGGCGGCCCTCTGCGCGGGCGGGGCGGAGCTCGTCGCCGCCAGTTCCGCGCAATGGCGCTCGGAGATCGCCCGCGAGGTGACCATTCAGATCCGCCCCAATCCCCAGCGCGCCATCGACAGCGACGTCGCCCGGGCGGTGGCCCTGGCGCGCCAGACGCAAGGGGTGGAGCAGGCGCAGGCCTTCACGAAGGAGGAATCCGAGCGTCTCCTCGAGCCGTGGCTCGGAAGTGGCCTCGATTTCAAGGATCTGCCCGTGCCGCGCCTCATCGTCATCAAGCTGAAGGAGGACGCGCGGCCTGATTTCGGGCCGCTGCGCCAGAGCCTCCAGAAGGAGGTTCCGGGCGCGACCCTCGACGATCATGCGCTCTGGGTATCCCGCCTCTCGACCATGGCCAACACAATCATCGGCACCGGCATCTTCCTGGTCGCCCTCGTCCTCGTGGCGGCGGGCCTTGCCGTCATCTTCGCCACGCGGGGAGCCATGGCGGGCAACAAGGAGGTGGTGGAGGTGCTCCATTTCGTGGGCGCGAACGACGACTTCATCGCCAAGGAGTTCCAGCGCCGCTTCTTCAAGCTCGGCCTGCGCGGCAGCGCCGTGGGGGCCGGAGCGGCGCTCGCGCTGACCGTCGCGCTGGGCCTGATCACCCGTTCCTGGCGCGCCAGCCCGGCCGGCGACCAGATCGAAGCCCTGTTCGGCGCCTTCAGCATCAGCTGGACCGGTTACGTGGTCGTGGTCCTGATCGCGCTCCTGGTGGCGCTGATCACAGGCATCGTGTCGCGGCTCACGGTGAGACGTTTTCTTAACGGAAATGGTTGA
- the ftsE gene encoding cell division ATP-binding protein FtsE has product MRAYYDEEFDDSAAAPSVHFENVGVRYGMGPEVLRDLTFSIEPNSFQFLTGPSGAGKTTLLRLILLSVKPTRGLISLFGEDVSRISKDELTGLRRRMGVVFQDFRLLDHLTTYENVALPLRVQGKEESSYRAEVVELLRWVGLGDRMHMLPPVLSGGEKQRAAIARALIVRPDLLLADEPTGNVDPSLARRLLRLFIELNRLGTSVVIATHDFSLMDQLNVRRLVLGDGRLHIDE; this is encoded by the coding sequence GTGAGAGCCTATTACGACGAGGAATTCGATGACAGCGCGGCGGCTCCGTCCGTGCATTTCGAGAATGTGGGCGTGCGTTACGGCATGGGGCCCGAGGTTCTGCGCGACCTGACCTTCTCCATCGAACCGAACTCCTTCCAGTTCCTCACAGGGCCCTCGGGCGCGGGCAAGACCACCCTGCTTCGCCTCATCCTGCTCTCGGTCAAGCCGACGCGGGGCCTGATCTCCCTCTTCGGCGAAGACGTCTCCCGGATCTCCAAGGACGAGCTGACCGGGCTTCGCCGGCGCATGGGCGTGGTGTTCCAGGATTTCCGTCTGCTCGACCATCTGACGACCTACGAGAACGTCGCCCTTCCCCTGCGCGTCCAGGGCAAGGAGGAGTCGAGCTATCGCGCAGAGGTCGTGGAATTGCTGCGCTGGGTCGGCCTCGGGGACCGCATGCATATGCTGCCGCCGGTGCTCTCGGGCGGAGAGAAGCAGCGCGCGGCCATCGCCCGCGCGCTCATCGTGCGGCCCGACCTTCTGCTCGCGGACGAGCCGACCGGCAACGTGGATCCCTCCCTCGCCCGGCGTCTGCTGCGCCTGTTCATCGAACTCAACCGCCTCGGGACCTCGGTGGTGATCGCCACCCACGACTTCAGCCTCATGGATCAGCTCAACGTCCGCCGCCTCGTGCTCGGCGACGGCAGGCTGCATATCGACGAGTGA
- the hpt gene encoding hypoxanthine phosphoribosyltransferase, whose amino-acid sequence MTVAHRIRVLFDEDAIAKRNEALAKEIANAKPENLLVVAVLKGSFMFAADLIRALHRTGLEPQVEFVHLSSYLDGTVSSGQVTILRDVESDVRGRDVLLVDDILESGRTITFAKDLLMARGAKSVKTAVLLEKPGKRAVSIDPDYVGFTCPDVFVIGYGMDVAHSYRQLPFVGVLDRHDTNPDLFDKRD is encoded by the coding sequence ATGACCGTTGCCCACCGTATCCGGGTTCTCTTCGACGAAGACGCCATCGCCAAGCGTAACGAGGCGCTGGCGAAGGAGATTGCGAACGCCAAGCCGGAGAACCTGCTCGTGGTCGCCGTCCTCAAGGGCAGCTTCATGTTCGCGGCCGACCTGATCCGTGCCCTGCACAGGACGGGCCTCGAGCCGCAGGTGGAGTTCGTGCACCTGTCCAGCTATCTGGACGGAACCGTCTCCTCCGGTCAGGTCACTATTCTTCGCGACGTGGAGAGCGACGTGCGCGGCCGGGACGTGTTGCTCGTGGACGATATCCTCGAATCAGGCCGCACGATCACTTTCGCCAAGGACCTGCTGATGGCCCGCGGCGCGAAGAGCGTGAAGACCGCCGTTCTCCTGGAAAAGCCCGGCAAGCGCGCCGTGAGCATCGATCCGGACTATGTCGGCTTCACCTGCCCCGACGTGTTCGTGATCGGCTACGGCATGGACGTGGCCCATTCCTACCGTCAGCTGCCGTTCGTCGGCGTTCTCGACCGCCACGACACCAATCCGGACCTGTTCGACAAGCGGGATTAG
- a CDS encoding TspO/MBR family protein → MRTDQTMPGSHATPPFQKLLIAVLPVMAVGVAGSLVTGPNVPAWYAGLEKPGFTPPNWAFPVAWTLLYALMALSLWRILSLPKETPGRSGAVATFFVQLALNCLWSFAFFGAHSPAAGLIVILALVAAILATMRAFRPLDRIAALLLAPYLAWVIFATALNGAIWQMNG, encoded by the coding sequence ATGCGGACAGATCAAACGATGCCGGGCAGCCATGCAACGCCGCCGTTCCAGAAGCTCCTGATCGCGGTGCTCCCGGTCATGGCCGTCGGGGTGGCGGGAAGCCTCGTCACCGGCCCGAACGTTCCCGCCTGGTACGCCGGTCTGGAAAAGCCGGGCTTCACGCCGCCGAACTGGGCCTTTCCGGTCGCATGGACCCTGCTCTATGCACTGATGGCCTTGTCGCTCTGGCGGATCCTGTCCCTGCCGAAGGAGACCCCAGGCCGCTCCGGCGCCGTCGCGACGTTCTTCGTGCAGCTGGCCCTGAACTGCCTGTGGTCCTTCGCCTTCTTCGGCGCGCACAGCCCGGCCGCGGGCCTCATCGTCATCCTGGCCCTGGTCGCCGCAATCCTGGCGACGATGCGCGCCTTCCGGCCGCTCGACCGGATCGCGGCCCTTCTGCTCGCGCCGTATCTCGCCTGGGTCATATTCGCGACCGCCCTGAACGGGGCGATCTGGCAGATGAACGGCTGA